A stretch of Campylobacter showae DNA encodes these proteins:
- a CDS encoding radical SAM protein: MIDRACISLGERCNLKCKYCHFHGEYTQKLSGQKQEFNEDELGEIIDNINLYHDIKNGKFKLGIVGSGEPLMEFDKIKYIIDYAKKASANIDFYTITNAILLDNEKLKFFYDHRDIIKLCVSLDGYEELHNIGREKFQKVYEEIKKYESLFGVKPAINCTVHALSIKNKEKLEKFLVDEKFSDITFSRLFDCHDRKLVITADEYNAFLSSFTNSKLKIRQLDPQKAQKYDCTMYGTLCGVGRTNIFITRRGIYPCGRFYGKEEYNEGSFNTPLIEIERRIKRLTPLDARKCCYDEILG; the protein is encoded by the coding sequence ATGATAGATAGAGCTTGTATATCGCTTGGCGAACGTTGTAATTTAAAATGCAAATATTGTCATTTTCACGGAGAATATACACAAAAGCTAAGCGGACAAAAACAGGAATTTAACGAAGACGAGCTAGGTGAAATAATAGACAATATAAATTTATACCACGATATAAAAAACGGAAAATTTAAACTTGGTATAGTTGGTTCAGGAGAGCCGTTAATGGAATTTGATAAAATAAAATACATTATCGACTATGCTAAGAAAGCATCCGCAAATATCGACTTTTACACAATCACAAATGCTATTTTATTAGATAACGAGAAACTTAAATTTTTCTATGATCATAGAGATATTATTAAACTTTGCGTTTCACTAGACGGATACGAGGAACTTCATAATATAGGGCGCGAAAAATTTCAAAAGGTTTATGAGGAGATAAAAAAGTATGAAAGTTTATTTGGTGTAAAGCCTGCCATAAACTGCACCGTGCATGCACTTAGTATAAAAAATAAAGAGAAGTTGGAAAAATTTTTAGTAGATGAGAAATTTAGCGATATTACGTTTTCTAGGTTATTTGACTGTCATGATCGAAAACTAGTTATAACGGCAGACGAATATAACGCTTTTTTGTCTTCATTTACAAATTCAAAGCTAAAAATAAGACAACTGGACCCACAAAAAGCCCAAAAATATGATTGCACTATGTATGGTACGCTTTGTGGAGTTGGCAGAACTAATATTTTTATAACGAGGCGAGGAATTTATCCGTGTGGTAGATTTTATGGTAAAGAAGAATATAACGAAGGTAGCTTTAATACTCCTTTGATTGAAATAGAAAGGCGCATAAAGCGATTAACTCCGCTTGATGCTAGAAAATGTTGTTACGATGAAATTTTAGGATAA
- a CDS encoding ankyrin repeat domain-containing protein, producing MNLNTIAKNIKDAREGINMLQQELADKLNITRPVISNWENAKSEPSSTQLLKLADIFGVSADRLLGRNLDSKKIIVVDTSALIKKPFLPKELVGRFDEVIIPDVVISELNNIKDKKDKNSQAAWLIMTTIKNLGEKIISSKSDTSIKNNDEKIANVAKVKAKQNPSDKVYMLSDDIYFQFLIKDINNIKAITPNEYFKDFSKDDKFDRNKSLEFLSLVKNNKFTKLERLNLDDINVNIHDPMNGLTPLMTAIRNKKSQIIDYLLNLPSLDINALDEHKYGFSALHHAAQLKNIELMKLLVSRGADVELGSKGENFGNTPLMVCAWGGFESGVDFLLRQGACVNQQDNNGFTALIKACIKEHKNIIFMLAKITDIKIRDRKNKTAFEHLRLALFSQSEAMELKKLLKGERDDR from the coding sequence ATGAATTTAAATACGATAGCCAAAAATATAAAAGACGCAAGAGAGGGTATAAATATGTTACAACAAGAATTAGCAGACAAATTAAATATAACAAGACCTGTTATCTCAAACTGGGAAAACGCAAAGAGTGAGCCGTCATCTACCCAGCTGTTAAAATTAGCCGATATATTCGGTGTATCGGCGGATAGACTGCTTGGTAGAAATTTAGATAGTAAAAAAATTATTGTTGTAGATACTTCGGCACTTATAAAAAAGCCGTTTTTACCAAAAGAATTAGTTGGGAGATTTGACGAGGTCATTATTCCAGATGTTGTTATATCTGAGCTTAATAACATAAAAGATAAAAAAGATAAAAACAGCCAAGCTGCGTGGCTTATAATGACTACAATAAAAAATTTAGGCGAAAAAATCATCAGCTCAAAAAGCGATACGAGCATTAAAAATAACGATGAAAAAATAGCTAATGTCGCTAAAGTAAAAGCTAAGCAAAATCCTAGCGATAAGGTTTATATGCTAAGCGATGATATATATTTTCAGTTTTTGATTAAAGATATAAATAATATAAAAGCCATAACTCCAAACGAGTATTTTAAAGATTTTAGCAAGGATGATAAATTTGATAGAAATAAGTCTTTGGAATTTTTGTCACTTGTAAAAAACAATAAATTTACAAAGTTAGAAAGGCTTAATCTAGATGACATTAATGTAAATATACACGATCCTATGAATGGACTTACTCCACTGATGACGGCAATAAGAAATAAAAAATCACAAATAATAGATTATCTGTTAAATTTACCCAGCCTTGATATCAATGCTCTTGATGAGCATAAATATGGCTTTTCAGCGCTTCATCACGCAGCGCAATTAAAAAATATCGAACTGATGAAGCTTTTAGTGAGTAGGGGCGCTGATGTAGAGCTAGGTAGTAAAGGAGAAAATTTTGGAAATACGCCGCTTATGGTCTGTGCTTGGGGCGGATTTGAAAGCGGCGTTGATTTTTTATTACGGCAAGGAGCTTGCGTAAATCAACAAGACAACAACGGCTTTACTGCGCTCATAAAAGCATGTATAAAAGAGCATAAAAATATAATTTTTATGTTAGCAAAGATAACCGACATCAAAATAAGAGATAGGAAAAACAAAACAGCTTTTGAACATCTAAGGCTTGCTTTATTTAGTCAAAGTGAAGCAATGGAGTTAAAAAAGCTTTTAAAAGGAGAAAGAGATGATAGATAG